From the Phyllopteryx taeniolatus isolate TA_2022b chromosome 16, UOR_Ptae_1.2, whole genome shotgun sequence genome, one window contains:
- the abat gene encoding 4-aminobutyrate aminotransferase, mitochondrial — protein MASSVISRHLALSRHKNLRLSLSGCRYASKAAPKVQVDFDYNGPSMKTEVPGPRSQELTKQLGEIQNVGAINFFCNYEESRGNYLVDVDGNRMLDIYTQISSIPIGYNHPALLKLMSNPNNLSTIVNRPALGILPPENFADKITESLLSVAPSGLSRVQTMACGSCSNENAYKAMFIWYRNKERGHNSPSDEDVNSCMINQGPGCPDLSILSFMGGFHGRTLGCLATTHSKAIHKLDVPTFDWPMAPFPRLQYPLEEFSRENAQEEARCLEEVEDLIVKWRQKGKPVAGIVIEPIQAEGGDNHASADFFRSLRKIAGKHGCAFHVDEVQTGGGSTGKFWAHEHWGMDDPADIVSFSKKLLTGGFYYKLELQADKPFRIFNTWMGDPSKNVLLTEVLSVIRRENLLVEVNRSGKALLNGLHELQAQYPGILSRARGQGTFCAIDVCDDETRSNVLMKARNKGILLGGCGDRSIRFRPALVFKEYHVHMFLNIFNDVLAQIK, from the exons ATGGCATCCTCTGTGATCAGCCGTCATCTTGCGCTGTCCCGCCACAAAAACCTACGCCTCAGTCTTTCAG GATGCCGATATGCAAGCAAAGCGGCACCAAAGGTCCAGGTGGACTTTGATTATAATGGACCCTCCATGAAAACTGAAGTCCCTGGGCCAAGATCACag GAGCTGACAAAACAACTGGGAGAAATTCAG AATGTTGGCGCTATCAACTTCTTCTGTAACTATGAGGAGAGCAGGGGCAATTACCTGGTGGATGTGGATGGCAACCGCATGCTGGACATCTACACTCAGATCTCTTCCATTCCTATTG GATACAACCACCCTGCTCTCCTCAAACTGATGTCCAACCCCAACAATCTG AGTACGATTGTGAACAGACCCGCCCTCGGAATCTTGCCGCCTGAGAATTTTGCTGACAAAATCACAGAAAGTCTTCTTTCA GTGGCTCCAAGTGGATTGAGTCGTGTCCAGACAATGGCCTGTGGCTCTTGCTCCAATGAGAACGCATACAAGGCCATGTTTATCTGGTACAGG AATAAAGAGCGAGGCCACAACTCACCATCTGATGAAGACGTCAACTCCTGCATGATAAACCAG GGCCCAGGTTGTCCAGACTTAAGTATTTTATCTTTCATGGGTGGTTTCCATGGTAGAACTCTGG GTTGCTTGGCTACGACACACTCCAAAGCAATACATAAGCTGGATGTGCCCACTTTTGATTGGCCGATGGCCCCATTCCCCAGACTGCAGTATCCATTGGAGGAGTTCAGCAGAGAGAATGCACAGGAGGAGGCTCGCTGTTTGGAGGAG GTGGAGGACCTGATCGTTAAGTGGCGACAGAAGGGTAAGCCTGTTGCAGGGATTGTAATTGAACCCATTCAAGCTGAGGGAGGAGATAATCACGCCTCTGCGGATTTCTTCAGGAGTCTCCGAAAAATTGCAGGCAAG CATGGCTGTGCTTTCCATGTGGATGAGGTCCAAACTGGAGGAGGGTCCACAGGAAAGTTCTGGGCCCATGAGCACTGGGGCATGGACGACCCTGCTGACATTGTCTCCTTCAGCAAGAAGCTTCTGACTGGTGGCTTCTACTACAAGCTTGAATTACAGGCTGATAAG CCCTTCCGCATCTTTAACACATGGATGGGTGACCCTTCAAAGAACGTGTTACTGACTGAGGTCCTCAGTGTGATTCGCAGAGAAAACCTCCTGGTGGAGGTGAACCGCTCAGGAAAAGCCTTATTGAATGGCCTGCATGAATTACAG GCTCAGTACCCTGGCATCCTGAGTCGAGCTCGAGGACAAGGAACCTTCTGTGCCATTGATGTCTGCGATGATGAAACACGCAGCAACGTCCTTATGAAGGCCCGAAACAAGG